The proteins below are encoded in one region of Ascaphus truei isolate aAscTru1 chromosome 10, aAscTru1.hap1, whole genome shotgun sequence:
- the ASPM gene encoding abnormal spindle-like microcephaly-associated protein, protein MLRVPGAATCPSAGAGQLSPGAPVLSLTHFSRPPFVGFGCVRPGSVRSCPLLLHNPNPEPAQVTVLSLPESRGFSVRENQAIIPPFESVPLTITWTPLEEGGIRELITFIVNGVVKHQAVLLGRAEALPKKKKNLWNAIKKRNTPVRPKHTGLKNKELDVTGVNSKTFCVTQNAGYGNCDRARSPLQSCENLALHVTDTSLARESRRSIENRTPARHVSPQASELRDVTPDSLRRSKTYSVLCSTEYSETLQEHRTTSTIQTDLYIEEEWALRDQRVHDRFSVSPIIPAQSLPHNVTCTPGCVRPSAVYSALSPTVFYNAELAAKTGTHKPVDIPTEEAGRDPCPLEGLAQECFTNTKLSSNTDSLCSPPVLLLPHRHFLSPNSFVNDSYVPVEDLSAAHHTRILSPDQFVRENFLASLSASLLHEKTSRSPSTSLNPPKPPESSAAQVEVRTPQHAGHEFSDKHLKDVEPVTSRLTYCVKAKHRELLQLPAADSSAINVPKKPPILTATVTKIKAGGGNRKNTMTKPKSRRRLENTEPGRESIVHSSVVAFRDLPTISVSGSAEGSGDGGKGSPAVLSAVCDRKRRSEEFLRGVDIRVAASKYGESTEISTVVGETSTQAKKAHLCKPVVTQHARSKERPSQSRRAVSLALKSGKTHKLQHGASKARLSPIKTCKTDTVGAPRLFADTVGAPRLFADTVGAPQSQSSVTYKSSKRTVAVAQSQLTFVKPSKTVIPRHPMPFAAKNMFYDERWMAKQERAFTWWLNFILTPDDLAVKTDSMKVNAAALILGAENPHKASVMKAPTKEEVSFKAYTARCRLNRLRRSACRLFTSDPVVRAIRRLEVEIEARRLLVRKDRHLWKDIGERQKVLNWLLSYNPLWLRVGLETIFGELISLEGNGDVTGLALFILNRLLWNPDLALEYRHPTVPHLYRDGHEEALSKFTLKKLLLLVFFLDTAKQSRLIDHDPCLFWKDSEFKSSKDVLLAFSRDFLSGEGDLSRHLGYLGLPVSHVQAPLDEFDFAVTNLAVDLQCGIRLVRTMELLTQNWSLSKKLRLPAISRLQKMHNVEVALQVLKEREVPLQDEFGVVIGSKHIVDRHRERTLALLWRIVFAFQVDVSLNVEQLKEEIEFLKQSYGAQKKLAALRSLSHPSVAGKRDSDHFAPENYSERVLLLMEWVNAVSAFYGAKVENFTVSFSDGRVFCYLISHYHPSYVPLHAIRQRTTQTIECTRTGTVGLNSSTESDNSLDMWPDVSDQSICTSVLYKELLENEGKNFSLANGAVSDLGGIPAMIHCSDMSNTIPDEKVVIIYLSFLCARLLDLRKEARAARVIQTAWRKYKLRVEERLLQTKHKAASVIQSAVVGFLSRRRFLKRRRSALVLQTHWRRRLAHKHVVTLRARRLKEIHSAAAVIIQTLWRGYSARKHYRTFRSHTILMQARVRTKIAVTSYQRLLCATIILQTHFRSWQLTKKGRQKYLQLRSAAVAIQFAFKQWKKNKLKRETEAALLLQTIYRKRRARKLATQISAAIRIQSWYRMRRERQHYLDARRKIVKIQACFRCKRDQREFETKKRSVLTLQKYYRACIQGQKERERYLEKRSAAIAIQAACRGMAARRRYRQIKAALVIQSVWRMQQQKKKYERLKRCAVLLQSNVRRYQQQRRYSNLKKAVRVVQSRYRSHVATKQAVRSYKRICDAVSVLQSAFRKLQSRTATLRLRSAITIQSHFRAFSVRNRFLTMKAAAVKIQSVIRMRQRCVRYRALKEASLFVQRRFRANKLMQQEREAYAKVREACVTVQAAARGYLVRREVRWQNKAATVLQAGYRMRLQRKRYQLMCTAAVQIQERYRAHQKRVHQRQMFLTIKQSVIRLQAAYRGYSSRKALKAQHAAAIRIQAAFRTHVARSSYVRMTQSAVTIQTWYRALKVGRKEKENFSQTKKAIVSIQAGYRGWAARKRLQKQRKAAVRIQAAFRKLVAEKKRKATEKAALSLQLYYRAVLAARKERRGYLALRGAVTTMQAAWRGRAVRIEIRRQREAVTLIQSYYRTHVYQRRFKAMKEASVVIQNHYRAYKTGQTQRARYLTMKAAAIVLQAACRGRKRRKQMQVLNTAACTIQATYRSFRLRKQYVTLRTAALTVQRRYRALLCARHQREEYTRLRNETIKIQAAYRGAKARRELERTQKAAVFIQAQFRMHRMRVKYKAMKLAATLVQIRYRALLESRHVHKCYMDLKKAAGVLQAAWRARKVRERVKSLHEAATRIQAQYRMHRQRRYYEKLKEAARTLQLRYRASKARNKQVHQYTKMRNAALSLQSAFRGMKGRREIRAMHKAAMLIQRIFKSFLERRKFLTVRKSAVLIQQKFRMKMLAQRQRREYLHLQRAAVAIQAAYRGWKERRTIKRMHASATVIQAAFRMHKAKISYRAMKLACVIIQRQYRACRLSKYHRGNYVKQRHAAIIIQAAYRGMRAREWLAKRHQAASKIQATFRMHQCIHRYSMVQWAVSTVQQRYRANKLRDFEVLRYSFMMEAALCIQAAYQGWRLRKRFLRMKQAAVGIQRRFRGAVAHKRYLAVKGAAVVIQRRYRAAVLTRLRYQEYQSVLRAAVCIQAAYRGSKVRRKLQLMHQRATLIQSAFRMHRARVLYRAMQLAARIIQVRYRSLMRCRLARATYLQLRESAIVIQAAYRGMRDRMNLKAMHRAAIKIQTRYRMCSQQNYYRRLLQAVRTVQQRYREKKARGANLHQYQRTKRAAILLQAAYRGMRTRRKMGRMHQAAVVIQRWFHAVTERKRYLALRSAAVCVQRRYRASVSGQSQRREFLSCRKAAVCIQAAYRGFKEREKLKQRHIAAAKIQSVFRMHRVRVLYQAIRRAAVSIQRYYRHYLTARLGRAHYLELRNSAIVIQAAYRGMISRKNLGAMHHAATVIQSYHRMYRQRNYYRDLGRAVRTTQQRFRAKRARDSATIRRATQRIETALSVMEAARDAKKAEAAQVIQAAWRTHAERRAMAKTRAATVVIQIAFRAHRTRESHREMQASASRIQIWYRSCQRARLLRAKYTSVRASAITIQSAFRGMRARKLARRERAARKIQSFLRMAAQRGAFLRLRAAAVTLQSYYKMPWTRRSYTLQREAALILQQRCQSHAAAERQREVDLATRRRIVCVQAVVRGHCERRRFQRMKSSAVKIQALWRGYVQRKRSLQYIHSAAKIQERYSADCFQTTERQETAATIIQALYGGWRARKLVRETRAACVIQEFYRCYRARSDYAVLTSTATVMQRSVRAKCERARFVEVRTAAICIQWREAVTARTTRQLFLRKQAAALKLQTAFRGYVVRREMFQKQRAARVIQAAYRGFRERRSFLRLKAAAVSMQNCVRTRRERRLAHLCFTQARNAVIKLQACARGWLVRNEIARLHREARLARFTSAVHHHLCAVRIQRMFRIHLALTLARKQIGHVICIQRWFRTRLERKKFLSSRRKIVSMQRAARAWLSRRNEAAGKIQRCARLFLLRRRQAQVVSGIVKIQAVWRSYAWRKTHDTKDLRAIRQRLEKVNRETKEEEKLHHRTSMALEYLLRYKHLSFILAALQHLEVCTRLSSVCCESMAQSGAVATIFTLIRSCNRSVPCMEVIKLSVQILLNLSKYEKTTRAVYEGESSVETLLDLMQMYREKAGDKLTEKGGSIFTKACCLLAILSLDTQRARGIRGLPRVADRIYSIYRLTSRKHKMDAERSLCKQRMSMSSGASPFLQSTPVRTRVVSRIKPDWVLRKDNMREVLDPLKAIRMVMVTLGLAPDHQ, encoded by the exons GAGAACAGGACACCCGCTCGCCACGTCAGCCCACAGGCCAGCGAGCTGCGGGACGTGACCCCAGACTCGCTGCGGAGGTCAAAGACCTACTCTGTCCTCTGCAGCACAGAATATAGTGAGACTTTACAAGAACATAGAACCACGTCTACAATTCAGACGGACCTTTACATTGAGGAGGAGTGGGCACTGAGAGACCAGAGAGTCCATGACAGGTTTTCAGTGTCCCCAATAATCCCAGCGCAAAGCCTCCCTCACAATGTTACGTGCACCCCAGGTTGTGTGAGGCCGTCTGCCGTATACTCTGCCCTCTCTCCCACTGTGTTTTATAATGCAGAACTTGCTGCTAAGACGGGAACACACAAACCGGTGGATATTCCCACAGAGGAAGCCGGCAGGGACCCCTGCCCTCTTGAGGGGTTGGCACAGGAATGTTTTACAAACACAAAGTTGAGTTCCAACACAGATTCTCTCTGTTCGCCGCCTGTCCTGCTCTTGCCACACAGACATTTTTTAAGCCCAAATTCATTTGTGAACGACAGTTATGTTCCTGTTGAGGATTTGTCCGCTGCCCATCACACCCGCATCCTCTCGCCGGATCAGTTCGTAAGAGAGAATTTTTTGGCTTCTCTATCTGCATCATTATTACACGAGAAAACGTCTAGATCGCCGTCCACAAGCTTAAATCCTCCGAAACCCCCTGAGTCCTCTGCAGCCCAAGTGGAAGTTAGGACACCGCAGCATGCGGGCCACGAGTTCTCTGACAAGCATCTGAAAGATGTGGAGCCGGTGACATCCCGGTTGACGTACTGCGTGAAAGCAAAGCACAGGGAACTCCTTCAGCTGCCAGCAGCTGATAGTTCTGCCATCAATGTTCCTAAAAAGCCCCCGATCCTCACTGCAACCGTTACCAAAATCAAAGCTGGGGGTGGCAACAGAAAAAACACAATGACCAAACCCAAGTCCCGGAGGCGACTTGAGAACACCGAACCGGGAAGGGAGAGTATCGTCCATTCGAGTGTCGTAGCGTTTCGAGACTTGCCCACCATAAGCGTGTCCGGTTCTGCTGAGGGTTCTGGTGACGGAGGGAAGGGTTCCCCTGCTGTCTTATCGGCTGTCTGTGATCGGAAGCGGAGAAGCGAAGAGTTCCTGCGAGGTGTAGATATCAGAGTGGCAGCAAGCAAATATGGGGAGTCCACGGAAATCTCCACAGTCGTGGGCGAGACTTCAACGCAAGCCAAGAAAGCGCATCTCTGCAAACCCGTGGTCACGCAACATGCGCGCAGCAAAGAGCGACCTAGCCAGAGCAGGAGAGCGG TTTCGCTGGCGTTGAAATCTGGGAAAACGCACAAACTTCAGCACGGAGCTTCAAAAGCCAGACTCTCTCCTATAAAAACATGCAAGACAG ATACGGTGGGAGCCCCCCGGCTGTTTGCAGATACGGTGGGAGCCCCCCGGCTGTTTGCAGATACGGTGGGAGCCCCCCAGTCGCAGTCTTCTGTTACCTACAAGAGCTCCAAACGCACCGTGGCTGTCGCACAATCGCAACTGACATTTGTAAAGCCGTCAAAAACAG TCATTCCCAGGCACCCGATGCCTTTTGCGGCCAAAAACATGTTTTATGACGAGCGCTGGATGGCAAAGCAGGAGCGGGCATTTACCTGGTGGTTAAACTTCATACTCACCCCGGATGACTTGGCCGTGAAAACGGATTCCATGAAAG TAAACGCTGCTGCCCTGATCCTGGGAGCGGAAAACCCTCACAAAGCCAGTGTTATGAAAGCCCCCACCAAGGAGGAGGTTTCCTTTAAGGCCTACACGGCCCGCTGCCGGTTAAACCGTCTGCGCCGATCGGCCTGTCGCCTGTTCACGTCGGATCCGGTGGTGAGGGCCATTCGGAGGCTGGAAGTGGAGATTGAGGcccgccggctgctcgtgcgGAAGGACAGACACCTCTGGAAAGATATTG GGGAGCGTCAGAAAGTTCTGAACTGGCTTCTGTCGTATAATCCTTTGTGGCTACGTGTAGGCCTGGAG ACTATATTTGGCGAGCTCATTTCTCTGGAAGGTAACGGCGACGTCACAGGTCTGGCTTTGTTCATCTTGAATCGTTTGCTCTGGAACCCGGATCTGGCGTTGGAATACAGGCACCCCACTGTGCCACACCTGTATCGGGACG gaCACGAAGAGGCCCTATCGAAGTTCACGCTGAAGAAGCTGTTGCTGTTGGTTTTCTTCCTTGACACCGCCAAGCAGTCCCGGCTCATCGACCACGACCCTTGCTTGTTCTGGAAAGACTCTGAATTTAAG TCCAGTAAAGACGTCTTGCTGGCATTCTCTCGAGACTTCCTGAGTGGCGAAGGGGACCTCTCCCGTCACCTCGGCTATTTGGGACTGCCAGTCAGCCACGTCCAGGCTCCACTTGACGAGTTTGACTTTGCCGTGACCAATCTGGCAGTGGATTTACAGTGCGGTATTCGATTAGT GCGGACGATGGAGCTTCTCACCCAAAACTGGAGTTTGTCCAAGAAGCTGCGGCTGCCTGCGATAAGCCGCCTGCAAAAGATGCACAATGTGGAAGTGGCTCTGCAGGTCCTCAAGGAGCGGGAGGTTCCGTTACAAGATGAATTTG GTGTCGTGATCGGATCCAAGCACATTGTTGACAGACACAGGGAACGCACCCTGGCTCTGCTCTGGCGAATTGTCTTTGCTTTCCAG GTGGATGTTTCACTCAATGTTGAACAGTTAAAAGAGGAAATTGAGTTTCTGAAGCAAAGTTATGGAGCGCAGAAGAAGCTGGCTGCTcttcggtctctctctcacccgtccGTCGCAGGCAAGAGAGACAGTGACCACTTTGCACCTGAGAATTACAGCGAGCGAGTTCTGCTTCTCATGGAATGGGTTAATGCTGTGTCCGCCTTCTATGGTGCCAAA GTAGAGAATTTTACTGTGTCCTTCTCCGACGGGCGAGTTTTCTGCTACCTGATTAGCCACTACCACCCCAGTTACGTGCCACTCCATGCCATACGCCAGCGCACGACCCAGACCATAGAATGCACGCGGACTGGCACAGTGGGGCTGAATTCTTCCACGGAGTCCGACAACTCGTTGGATATGTGGCCTGACGTGTCTGACCAAA GTATCTGCACATCGGTGCTGtacaaggagctgctggagaaCGAGGGGAAAAACTTTAGCTTGGCAAACGGTGCCGTTTCGGACCTCGGCGGGATCCCGGCGATGATACACTGCTCCGATATGTCCAATACAATCCCGGATGAAAAG GTGGTCATCATTTACCTGTCCTTCCTTTGCGCCCGGCTGCTGGACCTGCGCAAAGAGGCCAGGGCGGCCCGAGTGATTCAGACGGCGTGGAGGAAGTACAAGCTCAGAGTGGAGGAGCGGCTTTTACAG ACGAAGCACAAGGCCGCGTCCGTTATCCAGTCCGCTGTGGTTGGGTTTCTCTCCCGACGTCGCTTTCTGAAGAGACGGCGCTCTGCCCTCGTCCTTCAGACACACTGGAGGAGACGCCTGGCGCACAAGCACGTTGTGACACTAAGAGCTCGCCGGCTGAAGGAAATCCACTCGGCTGCGGCTGTAATTATCCAG ACTCTATGGAGAGGCTATTCGGCCAGAAAGCATTACCGTACGTTCAGAAGCCACACTATACTGATGCAAGCAAGAGTCAGGACAAAGATTGCTGTGACTTCTTACCAGCGTCTGCTGTGTGCCACAATCATTCTCCAAACACACTTCCGTTCCTGGCAGTTAACCAAGAAGGGTCGGCAGAAATACCTCCAGCTCCGATCCGCGGCCGTAGCGATCCAGTTCGCTTTCAAGcagtggaaaaaaaacaaacttaAACGGGAAACGGAAGCCGCGTTGCTGCTTCAAACCATTTACCGGAAACGGAGGGCACGCAAGTTAGCCACTCAGATATCTGCCGCCATTAGAATTCAGTCATGGTATCGTATGCGCAGAGAAAGGCAACACTACCTGGATGCTAGACGCAAAATCGTGAAGATTCAGGCTTGCTTTAGGTGTAAAAGAGACCAGCGGGAGTTTGAAACCAAGAAGAGAAGCGTTCTGACACTTCAGAAATATTACAGAGCTTGTATACAAGGACAAAAAGAGCGAGAAAGATATTTGGAGAAACGGTCCGCGGCCATCGCCATACAGGCCGCCTGCAGAGGAATGGCAGCTCGGCGGCGTTATCGCCAGATTAAAGCAGCGCTCGTTATTCAGTCCGTCTGGCGAATGCAGCAGCAAAAAAAGAAGTATGAACGTTTGAAGCGATGTGCAGTTCTGCTACAGTCAAACGTTAGAAGATATCAGCAACAAAGACGGTACAGCAACCTGAAGAAAGCGGTCCGTGTGGTTCAGTCACGATACAGATCCCACGTCGctaccaagcaagctgtgcgttcCTATAAGCGCATCTGTGACGCCGTCTCGGTGCTGCAGTCGGCTTTCCGCAAACTGCAGAGTAGAACAGCCACGTTACGACTGAGAAGTGCGATAACAATCCAGTCGCACTTCCGTGCCTTCAGCGTCCGAAACCGATTCCTTACAATGAAAGCCGCCGCGGTGAAGATCCAGTCTGTGATTCGAATGAGGCAGAGATGTGTCCGCTATCGTGCGCTGAAAGAGGCGTCGCTGTTTGTCCAGCGGAGGTTTCGTGCGAATAAATTAATGCAGCAGGAGAGAGAAGCTTACGCCAAAGTTAGGGAAGCGTGTGTTACAGTGCAAGCCGCTGCACGTGGGTATCTGGTGCGGAGAGAAGTAAGATGGCAGAATAAGGCTGCAACAGTATTACAGGCCGGCTACAGAATGCGGTTGCAAAGGAAGAGGTATCAACTGATGTGTACAGCGGCTGTTCAGATTCAGGAACGTTATCGGGCGCATCAGAAGCGCGTTCATCAGAGACAAATGTTCTTGACTATCAAACAATCTGTGATAAGGTTGCAAGCCGCCTATAGAGGTTACAGCTCGCGCAAAGCACTTAAAGCCCAGCATGCCGCAGCGATCCGCATACAGGCCGCCTTCCGAACGCACGTGGCTAGGAGCAGCTATGTGAGGATGACGCAGTCTGCAGTGACCATTCAGACGTGGTACAGGGCTCTTAAAGTTGGCAGGAAAGAAAAGGAGAATTTCTCGCAGACCAAGAAAGCGATTGTTTCCATACAAGCCGGTTACCGCGGCTGGGCAGCGAGGAAGAGGCTGCAGAAGCAGCGCAAGGCTGCGGTCCGTATTCAGGCTGCGTTCAGGAAACTCGTTGCTGAGAAGAAACGAAAAGCAACGGAGAAGGCTGCGCTGAGCCTACAGCTGTACTACCGGGCTGTGCTGGCTGCTAGGAAAGAGAGACGAGGGTATCTGGCGCTGCGTGGGGCAGTAACAACAATGCAAGCTGCGTGGAGAGGCAGAGCTGTGAGAATAGAGATCCGGAGGCAGCGTGAGGCTGTGACTCTGATCCAATCCTATTACAGAACCCATGTCTACCAGAGAAGGTTTAAAGCGATGAAGGAGGCTTCTGTGGTCATTCAGaatcattacagagcgtataaAACAGGTCAAACTCAGCGGGCTCGTTATCTGACAATGAAAGCGGCCGCGATTGTCCTGCAAGCTGCCTGTCGAGGCCGCAAGAGAAGGAAGCAAATGCAGGTGCTCAATACAGCCGCCTGCACCATTCAGGCTACCTATCGCTCTTTCAGGCTGAGGAAGCAGTACGTGACTCTCAGAACCGCGGCACTCACAGTTCAGAGGCGTTACCGCGCACTTCTTTGCGCCAGGCACCAGCGGGAAGAGTATACGCGGTTGCGGAATGAAACTATCAAAATACAGGCCGCTTACCGAGGTGCGAAAGCGAGGAGAGAATTGGAGCGGACGCAGAAGGCCGCAGTTTTTATCCAAGCACAGTTTAGAATGCATCGGATGCGGGTAAAATACAAGGCAATGAAATTGGCAGCTACTCTCGTTCAAATCCGATACAGAGCTTTACTGGAAAGTAGGCATGTGCATAAATGTTACATGGATTTAAAAAAGGCTGCTGGCGTCCTGCAGGCTGCGTGGAGAGCTAGGAAAGTCCGGGAGCGAGTTAAAAGTCTGCATGAAGCCGCAACCCGGATACAGGCACAATATCGAATGCACAGGCAACGGCGTTACTATGAAAAGCTAAAGGAGGCAGCGAGAACGCTGCAGCTGCGTTACCGTGCGTCGAAAGCAAGAAACAAACAAGTACATCAGTACACGAAGATGAGAAATGCAGCCCTGAGCCTTCAGTCCGCCTTCCGTGGGATgaaagggagaagggagattCGGGCAATGCATAAGGCCGCAATGCTCATTCAACGGATATTTAAGTCCTTTTTGGAAAGGCGCAAGTTCCTCACTGTTCGAAAGTCTGCCGTTCTAATTCAGCAGAAGTTTAGGATGAAGATGCTTGCACAGCGACAGAGACGAGAATATCTCCATCTTCAGAGAGCTGCAGTTGCTATACAAGCTGCTTACAGGGGCTGGAAGGAGAGAAGAACGATCAAACGCATGCATGCTTCTGCTACGGTCATCCAGGCAGCGTTCAGAATGCACAAAGCCAAGATTTCCTACCGTGCAATGAAGCTTGCATGCGTAATCATACAGCGCCAGTACCGGGCATGCAGGCTGTCCAAGTACCACAGGGGAAACTATGTGAAACAGCGACACGCCGCAATAATTATTCAAGCAGCTTACCGCGGGATGCGAGCCAGGGAATGGCTCGCCAAGAGGCACCAGGCTGCTTCCAAAATCCAGGCCACCTTCAGGATGCACCAgtgtatacacaggtacagcatggtTCAGTGGGCTGTCAGCACCGTTCAGCAGCGGTACCGCGCAAACAAGCTTAGAGACTTTGAAGTACTCCGTTACTCATTCATGATGGAAGCCGCGCTTTGCATCCAAGCCGCTTACCAAGGTTGGCGACTGAGAAAGAGGTTCTTAAGGATGAAACAGGCTGCCGTGGGGATTCAGAGACGTTTCAGGGGGGCCGTAGCGCATAAACGTTATCTCGCTGTAAAGGGGGCAGCAGTCGTTATACAGAGGAGGTACAGAGCGGCTGTACTGACCCGTCTGCGGTATCAAGAATACCAGTCTGTGCTCAGGGCTGCTGTATGTATACAAGCTGCGTACAGAGGGTCAAAGGTGAGGAGGAAGCTTCAGCTGATGCACCAAAGGGCGACTCTGATCCAGTCCGCGTTCAGAATGCACAGGGCACGTGTCCTATATCGAGCCATGCAACTGGCAGCCAGAATTATTCAGGTTCGCTACAGGTCGTTGATGAGATGTAGACTTGCGCGTGCAACGTATTTGCAGCTGCGTGAATCTGCCATTGTCATCCAGGCAGCCTACCGAGGAATGAGAGATCGGATGAACCTAAAAGCCATGCATAGGGCAGCCATCAAAATCCAGACCCGTTATCGAATGTGCAGTCAGCAGAATTACTACAGGCGGCTGTTGCAAGCCGTTCGAACAGTTCAGCAACGATACAGAGAGAAGAAAGCTAGAGGCGCCAATCTGCATCAGTACCAAAGGACAAAGCGAGCCGCAATTCTCCTACAAGCAGCTTATCGAGGCATGCGTAcaagaaggaagatggggagaatgCATCAAGCTGCTGTCGTTATCCAACGATGGTTTCACGCTGTCACAGAAAGAAAGAGATACTTGGCACTTAGGTCGGCAGCGGTGTGTGTTCAGAGAAGGTACAGAGCGTCCGTGTCAGGCCAATCTCAACGTCGGGAGTTCCTTTCCTGTCGTAAAGCTGCGGTGTGCATCCAGGCTGCCTACCGAGGCTTTAAAGAGAGGGAGAAACTTAAACAGAGGCACATAGCGGCAGCCAAAATCCAGTCTGTTTTTAGGATGCACAGGGTGCGTGTCCTGTACCAAGCGATAAGGCGTGCAGCGGTCTCGATACAGCGTTATTACAGACATTATCTAACGGCTAGGCTTGGACGAGCGCATTACCTGGAACTTCGTAACTCTGCCATTGTCATTCAAGCAGCATACAGAGGAATGATAAGTCGTAAGAACCTGGGCGCCATGCATCATGCAGCGACTGTGATCCAGTCCTACCATCGTATGTACAGACAGCGCAATTACTACAGAGACTTGGGCCGGGCTGTTAGAACCACACAGCAAAGATTCAGAGCGAAACGCGCAAGGGACTCTGCCACTATTAGAAGAGCCACACAGCGAATAGAAACTGCGTTAAGTGTCATGGAAGCAGCAAGAGACGCTAAAAAGGCGGAGGCTGCGCAGGTGATCCAGGCAGCGTGGAGGACGCACGCAGAGAGGAGAGCCATGGCAAAGACTAGGGCCGCAACTGTGGTCATCCAGATCGCGTTCAGAGCTCACCGAACCAGAGAGTCGCACAGGGAAATGCAGGCGTCCGCGTCCCGCATCCAGATTTGGTACAGGAGCTGCCAGAGGGCACGTCTGCTAAGAGCCAAGTACACCTCCGTCAGGGCATCCGCCATCACCATTCAGTCCGCTTTCAGGGGAATGCGCGCACGGAAACTGGCGAGGCGGGAGCGGGCTGCCAGAAAGATTCAGTCGTTTCTCCGCATGGCTGCGCAGCGTGGAGCGTTTCTCCGGCTCCGAGCCGCTGCCGTGACGTTGCAATCCTATTACAAGATGCCCTGGACCAGGAGGTCATATACCCTGCAGCGGGAGGCGGCGCTGATCCTGCAACAACGCTGCCAATCGCACGCAGCCGCGGAGCGCCAGCGAGAAGTGGATCTGGCGACTCGGAGGAGAATCGTCTGCGTCCAAGCGGTGGTCAGAGGCCATTGTGAGCGGCGGAGATTTCAGAGAATGAAGAGCAGCGCAGTAAAAATTCAG GCTCTATGGCGCGGTTATGTCCAGAGAAAAAGgtccttacagtatatacattctgCGGCAAAAATCCAAGAGCGATACAGCGCGGACTGTTTCCAGACGACAGAGCGTCAGGAAACCGCTGCCACTATTATACAG GCGCTGTACGGGGGTTGGCGAGCCCGGAAACTTGTAAGGGAAACTAGAGCAGCTTGTGTGATCCAGGAATTCTACCGATGCTACCGGGCGCGTAGCGACTACGCCGTTCTTACCAGCACAGCGACCGTCATGCAGAGATCTGTCAGAGCGAAATGCGAGAGGGCGCG gtttgTGGAAGTGAGGACGGCCGCGATTTGTATTCAGTGGCGGGAGGCGGTCACCGCTAGAACCACGCGCCAACTATTCCTCCGAAAACAAGCCGCTGCGCTGAAACTGCAGACTGCTTTTAGAGGATACGTCGTCCGGAGGGAAATGTTCCAG AAGCAGCGAGCTGCGCGTGTAATCCAAGCGGCGTACAGAGGCTTCCGGGAGCGTCGCAGCTTCCTCAGGCTGAAGGCTGCGGCGGTGAGCATGCAGAACTGCGTGCGGACCCGGCGAGAGAGGAGGCTGGCGCATCTCTGCTTCACGCAGGCGCGGAACGCCGTCATCAAGCTGCAGGCCTGCGCACGCGGCTGGCTGGTCAGGAACGAG ATTGCTCGGCTGCACAGAGAGGCGCGTCTCGCGAGATTCACCTCCGCCGTGCATCACCATCTCTGCGCCGTGCGGATTCAGAGGATGTTCCGGATTCATCTCGCTCTGACGCTCGCTCGGAAACAGATCGGCCACGTGATCTGCATCCAG AGGTGGTTCCGTACCCGACTGGAACGCAAGAAGTTCCTAAGCAGCCGTCGCAAAATAGTCTCAATGCAACGAGCCGCCCGGGCCTGGTTGAGCCGCCGGAACGAAGCGGCGGGTAAAATCCAGCGATGCGCTCGTCTCTTCCTCCTCCGCCGGCGCCAAGCACAAGTGGTGAGCGGCATCGTGAAGATCCAG GCGGTGTGGAGAAGTTACGCCTGGCGGAAGACTCACGATACAAAGGACCTGAGGGCAATACGCCAGCGTCTGGAGAAGGTCAACCGAGAGACTAAGGAGGAGGAAAAGCTGCACCACAGGACGTCGATGGCCCTGGAATACCTCCTGAGATACAAGCACCTCTCCTTCATCCTCGCAGCGCTGCAGCATCTCG AAGTCTGCACCAGGCTGTCCTCCGTGTGCTGCGAGAGCATGGCTCAGAGCGGAGCCGTCGCCACCATCTTCACTCTGATCCGCAGCTGTAACCGCAGCGTTCCCTGCATGGAAGTGATCAAGTTATCCGTTCAGATCCTGCTCAACCTCTCCAAG TACGAGAAGACGACGAGAgctgtgtatgagggggagagctcGGTGGAGACCCTGCTGGATCTCATGCAGATGTATAGAGAGAAAGCCGGAGACAAGCTGACGGAGAAAGGAGGCAGCATCTTCACCAAGGCCTGCTGCCTGCTGGCAATCTTATCCCTGGATACCCAGAGAGCTCGG ggAATCCGCGGCCTCCCCAGAGTGGCCGACCGAATCTACAGCATCTACAGACTGACGTCTCGCAAGCACAAGATGGACGCGGAGCGGAGCCTGTGCAAGCAGAGGATGAGCATGTCGTCCGGAGCAAGCCCCTTCCTCCAATCCACTCCAGTGCGCACGCGCGTGGTCTCAAG AATTAAGCCTGACTGGGTACTAAGAAAAGATAACATGCGAGAGGTGCTGGACCCCCTGAAGGCGATCCGGATGGTGATGGTCACGCTCGGCCTGGCCCCCGACCACCAATAA